The genomic DNA TATTGAGTGGCCCTGAAGAggttgtgtccccccccccctctattaTTCCCTTTCAACAAGGCTGAGACCAGTCTGCCTACCAGATACCAGACTTTACCCTCCCTGCTTATATCCTTAATTGATAGCTGTCAAATGTGAAAATTATTTCCTCAAACAGTGCTTTTAATAAAAGTTTGAATTTCTGAATTTCTGTCTAAAAACATGCAATCCATATTATTTCTCATTATTTACATTGGAATGGTGAGGGGAAAGTTCTAAGAGAGGCATGTGCAGTTAGGGGttattcttttgtgtgtgtgtgtgtgtgtgtgtgtgtgtataggtaatCTCACACCACGGCACCAGGAGATGTTCTATAGGAACCCACTGTTCTCTGGAGTCAGTCTTCCTGAGAACCCGCCgcacacaaatgctcacacactcgaTTTACGCTtcccctcgctcacacactctgctgtcaACCTTACCAAGGtaaactcacacattcacagacacacacaaccttataCACTACTCTATACATGTAAGcttcacacacatgaatgactCACAGAAATGTTTACACATGAAGGCATACTATAATCTAGTATGaacagttgtgtttgtgtgtgtgtgtctttgtgacagGAATGTCTGCAGATTGACCCCGAAAACAGACCATGCGGTGTAGAGCTCCAACAACACGAGTATTTCACCAAAGATGGCTTTAATGTCAGGTACTCACACTTTCACTTTcccatttacatacacacacacacacacacacacacacacacacacacacagggacaggcaAACTCACAAAGCTCAACTCTACTTTATCGTTTAGGTTTCATCAGGTGCTAAGCTATAAGGAGGACCTGAAGGAGACCACTACCTCACCCAAAGGAGTCAGAGCAACtaaacaggaaacagaggagaggagggtaagACAGACCCACATGAACACGCTTGTTCATACACATGCTCTGTCCAGACTCCAAAGAGAACAGTATGTAAATaccaatgactgtaaataaatatttacagtcattggtAAATACATATCGTAACGGGGTATAATagcggcatgcgtgtgttatcggctacgttcgcgttgtcatgttaatctattattaaacttagcatatcaattgtttaacagactggccGATTTTTAACTAACTGCCCGATAACCGACATAGCTACGCTACACTACAAGCCACTGAAACCGACTGTTTCTGTCCCTCcattatctctttctttctctctctctctctctctcacacacacacacaaacacacacacacacacacacacacacacacacacacacacacactctcatccatcTTAATCTTCTTCACCCTCTTCATCTTAATAGGCTCCTATCCCTAAAGACCTCACTCCTAAGACCACGCCCACGGCACCTACAAAACCcaaagaggaagagacggagTCCCGCCCCCTCACAAGCCAGGGCTCCGCCTCTACCTCCTCAAGACCCATCCCTCCAATTACCCACAACCCCCTCACTAGTGGAGTGGGGCCAGTGGCAGGAGCACTTAGGTACTACATTTCCCAAAATGCATTTTTCAtttccactgtgtgtttgtacactcatgtgttgttgtcatgtgtggtacttgtgtgtgtctgtgcgttaaGATCCTTTGACAAGACTAAGAAACACGTGAACATCTTCAACCGAATCTCACAGCAGTCTGTGTCCAGCCACCTAGCAgcacaggtttgtgtgtgtgtgtgtgtgtgtgtgtgtgtgtgtgtgtgtgtttgaggggggtTATTATTAGTATCGACTAGTATGAGGTTGAATGTTTGTGGTAATGCATGTTCTTCTAGGATTTAGAGCAACACTCAAGTCCTCCAACAGTAACGGTTCCATGGTCACTATGGAGACTTAGGCATTCCTGCCTCTGTGTTCCCTGAGGGGCACTTCAGGTCATGCCAGGGCGAGTAGCGTGCGTGGCTGCTGCAAATTATGATATAATCATTCGCTGTGTTCATGATTTATTCATTCGTTTTTGTGATACCTTTAGTATTTAGCTTAGTTGGAATCAAGATAATCCATAAAAATCAAACAGCAACgcatagagaatgtgtgtagtAAACCCTTTTGATAGGATCAGGAAGCAGAGCTGTTGACTGGTTAAGGATGTGTTCCGAAATAGGCTTGATTGCCTGGGAGATAAAGAGCCCTTCAGCACAATGGATTGACCGATGCTGAGACTGTTACAGCAAGATACTGAAGAGCTTTTTGTCAGATATGGAGTTGTATTGTacgtgtggttttgtgtgtgtgtgtgtgtgtgtgtgtgtgtgtgtgtgtgtgtgtgtgtgtgtgtgtgtgtgtgttattttagatAAGTAACTCTGTTATAATAATAAGATTTATGAGAGTTGTTTATGTAGAGGTTTGTGTACGttaacgtgtgtatgtgtgttcttcagATACCCAGTGAGAGAAGTTTGGTGTGTGAGCGGTCGGTTGGGACAGTGATGAagagaagggacacacacacacatcggtcAGATGTTCGACTCCCTgaactcaaaaacacactgctgccagagctcagaggaacagagggtagagctgcgtgtgtgtgtgtgtgtgtgtgtgtgtgtgtgtgtgtgtgtgtgtgtgtgtgtgtgtgtgtgtgtgtgtgtgtgtgtgtgtgtgtgcgtgcgtgcgcgtgcgtgcgtgcgtgcgtgcgtgcgtgcgtgcgtgcgtgcgtgcgtgtgtgtgtgtgtaggagggagagaaagagatgtaaatgtttaatgtttagaatTAATGTTTTAGTTGTAAATCAAATCTGgcatgtgtatgttggtgtCACAGGAAAACACAAGTCCAATAAAGAGAAAGATCAGAAGAAAGACACAAAGATTCCATCTATAGCGCCAATGGACCTGCACTGCAGTGCAAATATGTGACAGgtacacgcacacttacacatttgtttgtttgtttgtttgtttgtttgtttgttttttccaaaTAGGGCATGGGAATTGGCTTATCCAGGTAACTTCTGCAGTAACCTTGTGACATTGGGTGTACTTTCAGATTAAACTGTACTCTGAAAGGTCGACGAGTTTTACCTGAGGTACGTGTACGTAATATAAGACATTGTATTTAAACCTGACTTGTTGCAGGTGCCCTTTTAACTGGGCTGGCAGCTGTAATGCATTACATTCACAGGCACAGTGAGCAGGCCTGCCTGTGTCTTACTCAGATGATCTACAAAAGCCTGTGTTGGCGAACGTGCCCCTTTTAtgcaaacgtgcacacacacaccagttaagcAACGCAGAGCCAACTACCCGACATCTTAATCACCGTAGTAGTACCATTTTAACACCAATTTAGGCAATAAGGGTTTGTCAACCTTGATAACCCCTTGTTAAACCTGTTAAAATCCCTTTGCAGTACAGCCCTCAGGGCTGATCACTTTTGTGTGTTATGTCATGTACAGGACTGGTTACACAATTCAACTGTAATGACACTGGAGCCATGAATAATAAAACCCCTCGATCAACCACTGCTTTGAATTGTTATGTCAGCATAACAAGTGTTAGTTTAAGATCCAgttaaaacacacgcacatactgtacgtacatacatatatttatgaAGGGTATTACTTTTTATTACCTggttgttttatttgattgttaCAGGTAGGCGGAGACATTTTCTGGGACGAGAGAAGAGTATGGGGACAAAACGTATGATGAGAGCATGGGAGAGAACATGGATCATGTGGACGTGATTCTGAAGCGTCCCACGTTCTTCTGTTCACACTGTGAAATGCCTCAGTCCTCTGACTTATACATTGAAAACCTTATAAAGCGACAGTAATATGCACTATACCTTATATTTCATTGCTCAAGTCACACTTTGTGAAGCTGCTTAGATCAGGAGAAGATTTAGTGTTACTCAGTGTGTGGGTCTCCAGTGTGAAACCTGATTATTTTTTGAAGATTGTCCAGGAGACATTTGTAAGCACTAGACATGTATACAATCCTGTTACATGTTTTTTGTATATTATGTGAAAGCGTCGAGACAGTGATAGACTTTTACCAAGACATTGAAAGGAAAGATGACACAAATGCTGAATTTACCTGAGATTGTTTCATAATTTATTTTTGTACAAAAACATTGTATTAATTGCTGTTCTCTCGATACGTGTACTGTTTGAATATTTTCATTTTGCTGCCTATTGTGTGTAGATTAAAAGAACAACCAAAGaccatgtttgtatttgtaataACATCTAAAAGTGATGCCTATTGTGAATATAaaattgagtgagtgagtgagtgagtgagtgagtggagtgagtggagtgagtgagtggagtgagcgAGCGGCAGggcgagcgtgcgtgcgtgttcagTCTACCCCCTGAGCTCCTCAGATGAGTCGGACTCTGATGATTTCTGAAGGAGTTGACCCCAGGCCACTGTATGCACAGACCGCACCATGCCCTGAAGCCTGATCCCACCACCGTCCTGACTCAGCACTTTCCACCATGGCAAAACGGCAGCGCTGCCATGACGACGGCTTGTTCCCATGACCCTGGCCCTCTGAGCAGGTTTGTGAGCAGCGCCTCTCTGAATGGACTGGAGGAAGATCAACAGGGAACGCAATTGGTTCCTTTTGGTGAGGGGTGTGGTGTGCACTTTAGGGGTGGGGTCTGGGTGAGGTTGCAGTGGCGGCTGAGTTGGTACCGGAACCACCGCGGTTGGAAGTGCTGGCGCTACCGTGACAACCCAGCAGACAGGTGGAACTGGGGCTCCATCGAGCTCAGGTCGCTGGAACCCATCCAACCATGGAAGCCCCGATCCTAGAGATCAgccaaaaacatttaaaaatcatCAATATTATgtaaacccagtatccataaagcattataagcACATTCATTATGAAGTATTCATAGTGCCGCATAATGATTGACATCTATCTAAGTCTATATAACTACCTGTATATATAGTAATGACCACACTCTTACAAAGCGTCACGATGTTATAATATAAGCCCTTAGAGCTTGAAGTGAATGAATAATAAAGCTTATTTTACCTCTTGATAAATTGCACTGATGACACCTGTGCCTTATGCCAAAGgctgtttattcaccaaatgcTCTTTATGTGGCTATACATGACCCCATACATGTTTTTATAGTAATGGTTGCGTTGGGCTTATACTACAACATCATAACACTTTATGAGTGcggtcatgtctatttataaatagttaTGTAGACTTGTGTCAGGTGCtatgatgcattataaatactttataaatatttataaatatgtttataatgctttatggatactgggtttagGTATAGTGTTACCGAATCCGGAATACTTTTGATCATAGATGATTATAAAGCAAGATTACAAGTAATAGTTAAGCCTACATTAGAATTTTTTAACATTGTTATTTATGAAGAACAATATTTGAAAACAGCTGGCATAGTCTGTCATTATTTACAGTACATTATTATTTACAAGGGATTATAATGGTAAACATTAAGATTCAGTGAGTATTAATTCCACCTGCCAGAAccacctgtcctctcttcctttggtgcatgtgtgcgtgtggttgtgttggtatatgtacatgtgtgtgcgtgtgtgtttgcgtgcgtgtttgtgtgtgtgtctgtgtgtgtctgtgtgtgtgtgtgtgtgcgtgctgaagtgtgtgtgtgtgtctgtgtgtgtgtgtgtgtgtgtgtgtgtgtgtgtgtgtgtgtgtgtgtgtgcgcgtgcgtgcgtgcgtgcgtgcgtgcgtgtgcgtgctgaAGTGTGCAGACTCACCTGAGGAACCTTCAAAGAGTAGAGTCAGCAGGAAGAGGACCAGTCCAGATGTGAGAGAGACCATCACACACATTgtgtcttcaaacacacacacacacacactgacaaagagACACTTTTATGCTCCTTTACAGCATACGCACATACAAGCGGCACAAAAATACAAATAGAAATTGAAACGTTGCCAGACACTATATTATTCCTGTTGAAGATCACTGAAGAACAGGcacacaaaagtacacacacactttcggaGCGAGCATTTAAGCACAGTTTTAAGCGCAAGGAGGGATCTCTCCTCCCAGACATGTTAAGCTTGTGGATGTGAGAGCGAGGGAGTTGGGAGTGATGCAATGTAGCAATGATCCCTGCAGTGGGTGTTCTCTCCTCAGAGATTACTGGGGGGAGTGAAGAGATTactgaaggagaggaagaaggtgtgtgtgtgtgtgtgtgtgtgtgtgtgtgtgtgtgtgtgtgtgtgtgtgtgtgtgtgtgtgtgtgtgtgtgtgtgtgtgtgtgtgtgtgtgtgtgtgtgtgtgtgtgtgtgtgtgtgtgtgtgtgtgtgtgtgtgtgtgtgtgtgtgtgtgtgtgtgtgtgtgtgtgtgtgtgcgaacatgtgtgtgtgtgcgtttagtttagtttagagagagagtttagagaactgaactgaacagctaagactatatatatattttttttttccccaggatACACAGATCCAAAGAACGacagacagtgttcatatgtgttacaactgtcaaaagtcaaagtcaaagtgtttattgtcgcatacaccaaatttcttcagcgcagcgaaattcttatgacttggcagccaacatctacgcagtagacggcatacaacaggtaacacaaataacatataccaaatgCCGTTAACTATAACTGTCTAACTATGTGCACCTTCTTCCAGGGTTTTCAgacagcaagggagagagatagaaattaTCAATGATGATGTGGAGGACAGTAAATATGAGTGATAGTGAGATTGTGTTGTCCTTCGTGAACAGTGTCTGAATACATAAAGAAACATTTTCTTGAGAATTGTGTGTCATAGTTTACTTATTGTGTGTGAGACGAgatgtgtctgttgtgttcatgtgcttgttggGAGTATTGTCTTctgtacagcatgtgtgtgtgtgggggtttgtgtgtgtgtgtgggagtgtgagagagggagaggctgtgtTTTGCCAAGGTGTGTGCATAGAGGAGCAACAGATTTCTCTCTAAAATGATTATCCTGTCTGCCCCACATAAACCTCATCAGTATTTTGGTATTTGTCCTCTCCCTTAAGTAAACACGCTGCAGAcaacttgtgtgtatgtgtgtgtttctgcatgagatattgtcttagtgtgtgtgtgtgtgtgtgtgtgtgtgtgtgtgtgtgtgtgtgtgtgtgtgtgtgtgtgtgtgtgtgtgtgtgtgtgtgtgtgtgtgtgtgtgtgtgtgtgtgtgtgtgtgtgtgtgtgtgtgtgtgtgtgtgtgtgtgtgtgtgtgtgtgtgtgtgtgtctctgtctgagtgtgtgtctgtctataacAGGATTTTTCGACAGACTGGTCGCACCTGCACTGACTTGATCTCTGTGACATTGGTTGCTATGACAGCAGGCAGATATGCGTGTCGTATTTCTTTGCATGATAGGTTTCCTAATCCACACCCACCAAATAAGTAACCAAGGATGAAATTAGACACAAAACAGGAAAAGttgacattttcttttgtttccaaCAGGGTTATTATAGCTGTAAATTAAAATGAAACTTATTACAGTGAAAACCATGAATAAAACTAAGACtagcagtgtttgtttgttcactgaaataaaaatgaagagAAACACGAAAACTAAACGCcacacaaactaaaacaaaataGTCCTGCAGGTTAAATACCTATAAagctataaatataaataaatcaatcaaggCCTTTTTTCATAATACCTGAACAACTAAAATGAGcactaaaactaaataaaaactaaactaaaagacatttataaaaaatataaaactaATGAACATTTCTAAAACTGTAATAATTacaaaactataataactctGGTTTCTCACCTCAGTAGCACACAGAGTTCATGTTTAGAGGCATGCAAGCATATCTGTTATTCTCAATAAATAAAAGTCTCCTTGAACCCACAATGTTTAGCATTTTCAGCAATTTAATCAGAGCATTTATCAAAAGTAGTCTTTCACTTTGATGTTTCAGATGTCCTTAAAATCTTGCTGGTTGTTTGAGCAGAATGACctcatgagtgtctgtgtgaccgTATGAATATGACTTTATTAGCTAGCTAAGTCATTTGCTTAAACACAGATAAAGTAAATTCAGGGAAAGTAATAACATAAATAGTAGCATCCTCcatccgttctctctctctctctctctctctctctctctctctctatctctctctctctatgtgtatctctctctctctctctatgtgtgtatctctctctctctccttctatagTTTGCTTTCGTAGGTGGCGTTGTCTTTGCCATCAGGAGCTGCAGCTGCTTCTGGTTTCTCTgtgaaaagaatgagagaactAAGaccacacatgtaaacacacaaacaacaacaactctcCATGCAGTTACAGCTGTTTCAGGTGtccttttgctgtgtgtgtgtgtgtgtgtgtgtgtgtgtgtgtgtgtgtgtgtgtgtgtgtgtgtgtgtgtgtgtgtgtgtgcgtaatgtgtgtaatgtgtgtgtgtgtgtaatgtgtgtgtgtgtgtgtgtgtgtgtaatgtgtgtaatgtgtgtgtgtgtgtgtgtgtgtgtttgtgtgtgtgtgtgtgtgtatgtgtgtgtgtgtgtgtgtgtgtgaaatgtgtgtgtgtgtgtgtgtgtgtgtgtaatgtgtgtgtgtgtgtgtgtgtaatgtgtgtgtgtaatgtgtgtgtgtgtgtgtgtgtgtgtaatttgtgtgtgtgtgtgtgtgtgtgtgtgtgtgtgtgtgtgtgtgtgtgtgtgtgtgtgtgtgtacgtacctgGCTGCTCCTCAGGCATGCTAGTGTATCTCTGCAGCAGTCTGGGCCCTGCGAGGCCGATGGCCACAGCCCCTATGGGCGCGGTGATGAGGATGGCCAGCACCGCCACCGTTAGCACCTGCAGCCCGTAGCCCTCCAGCACCGCATCGCCCTTGGAACGCGCCAGGTCCAGAGCGGTGGAGCCGATCGCAGcctaaacacatgcacacacgcgcgcacacacacatgcacacacacacacacattacacacgcacacacacacacaccacacacacacacacacattacacacgcacacacacacacacacacacacacacacacacattacacacacacacacacattacacacacacacacacacacattacacacgcacacacacacacacacacacacacacacacacacacacacacacacacacacacacacacacacatttaacaataATCACTCTCATaccacacatccactcacatcTTTTGCTAAATTTgcgaaagccacacacacacgcacacacacacacacacacacacacacacacacacacacacacacacacacacacacacctgtactgtGGCTTTGGGCATCCATGCGAGCGAGATGAAGATTTTCTCCTTCAGGGTGAAGCCGGCAAACAGAACCACGAGGTATGTTACACACACCCTAACTACCAGACCCACAAGCAAGGCCGCCACACCCAGCCCTAGAGGAAacaggggagagatggagagagagagaaagagaggagggagaaagaggaagtaaATGCTCTGATTAGGTTTCTGTCGAGTAAGCAGTGTGGTGATGGAACTAAGTGACTGGTGACTAATACAGTCtactaatgaaaaaaaaaatgtcctttttATGTGGGCATGAGGTATGTttggtgagagagagtatgagagtgagagagggagagagagttagagagagagtatgaaagggagagagagagagggagagtatgagagggagagagagagagcatgagagagaaggagagtatgagagggagagagagttagagagagagtatgaaagggagagagagagagagggagagagagcatgagagagagggagagtatgagagggagagagctgtggAGGAAGAgcctgagactgtgtgtgtatgcatgtgagagagaggacgactgtgtgtatgtgtgtaaaggagagagacgtgtactactgtgtgtatgtgtgtaagggagagagacgTGTTCTACGTGAGGGACCCACCCACGGTGCTTGGGTTTAGCGTGGAAATGACGATCTCTGCTCCAATCAGACCAAAGAGGAGGGGCTGAAATATATCCCAGGCCACACCCACAACAGCAGCAACTGGCacctaacacagacacacacacacagacacacacagacacacacacacacacctacattgtTATCCATATAGTATGCAGGTCTAGTATGCATTCTAACATAAActacacaggcatgcacaatGATCACCCCTTACATAATCACACAAAGACATAGGTCTGACAAACTCATGTATAGATAGATACTCTTACTTACACGCACATATATGTAAATCACTACTACATCACTACTAATGTATGCATTCATAACAACATTTGTATGTGCGCAAACCTaaacctacacctacacacacaaacacgcacacacacacacacacacacacacacacacacacacacacacacacacacacacacacacacacacacacacacacacacacacacacacacacacacacacacacacacacacacctacacacacacctacacacacacacacacacctttgcagaGCCCCAGCTGAGTCCTGCGATGAAGGCGAGCACCAGGGTGCAGAGGCCCCCGGCCCCAGCGAAGCCCACCGCGTGGCTCCCAAACACGGAGAACAGGGCGAGGGTCAGTAGCAGATAGGAGCGCCGCTGCACCAGCTCagcctgacaacacacacacacacacacacacacacacacacacacacacacacacacacacatatatattaaaacaacatgtctacacacacgtgtgcacacaaacacatcaacacatttaCCTGTATATCAC from Clupea harengus chromosome 18, Ch_v2.0.2, whole genome shotgun sequence includes the following:
- the LOC105891417 gene encoding cyclin-dependent kinase-like 2 isoform X1; translation: MEKYENLGLVGEGSYGMVLKCRNRETGKIVAVKKFLECEDDKSVKKIALREIKMLKQLRHENLVSLLEVCKRRRRWYLVFEFVDRNLLDELELHPSGLEQNRCRAYLYQILRALNYCHQHNVRMFVLTRIIVSTISVSVCEQKIIHRDVKPENVLVSQQGVVKLCDFGFARTLALPGEAYTDYVATRWYRAPELLVGDPKYGKAVDIWAVGCVFMEMLTGEPLFPGDSDIDQLYHIIRCIGNLTPRHQEMFYRNPLFSGVSLPENPPHTNAHTLDLRFPSLTHSAVNLTKECLQIDPENRPCGVELQQHEYFTKDGFNVRFHQVLSYKEDLKETTTSPKGVRATKQETEERRAPIPKDLTPKTTPTAPTKPKEEETESRPLTSQGSASTSSRPIPPITHNPLTSGVGPVAGALRSFDKTKKHVNIFNRISQQSVSSHLAAQIPSERSLVCERSVGTVMKRRDTHTHRSDVRLPELKNTLLPELRGTEGKHKSNKEKDQKKDTKIPSIAPMDLHCSANM
- the LOC105891417 gene encoding cyclin-dependent kinase-like 2 isoform X2, whose product is MEKYENLGLVGEGSYGMVLKCRNRETGKIVAVKKFLECEDDKSVKKIALREIKMLKQLRHENLVSLLEVCKRRRRWYLVFEFVDRNLLDELELHPSGLEQNRCRAYLYQILRALNYCHQHNIIHRDVKPENVLVSQQGVVKLCDFGFARTLALPGEAYTDYVATRWYRAPELLVGDPKYGKAVDIWAVGCVFMEMLTGEPLFPGDSDIDQLYHIIRCIGNLTPRHQEMFYRNPLFSGVSLPENPPHTNAHTLDLRFPSLTHSAVNLTKECLQIDPENRPCGVELQQHEYFTKDGFNVRFHQVLSYKEDLKETTTSPKGVRATKQETEERRAPIPKDLTPKTTPTAPTKPKEEETESRPLTSQGSASTSSRPIPPITHNPLTSGVGPVAGALRSFDKTKKHVNIFNRISQQSVSSHLAAQIPSERSLVCERSVGTVMKRRDTHTHRSDVRLPELKNTLLPELRGTEGKHKSNKEKDQKKDTKIPSIAPMDLHCSANM